A section of the Carassius auratus strain Wakin unplaced genomic scaffold, ASM336829v1 scaf_tig00013736, whole genome shotgun sequence genome encodes:
- the LOC113074112 gene encoding pancreatic secretory granule membrane major glycoprotein GP2-like: protein MNLTVVTREVCGEAYLKGCCLYKSKPIRVKACPGNYYVYELVNPIFGCSGYCTDVNTISQAVSTESPVIITESSLTLNYDPCNNYNILDNGRSTLIYWHMFGPGSALDDIPVEWDGWYRLFMNGLSTEMPEWCASFMSCGGFSGLWLGGSHPRLEDGVVTREIYGSRYDQCSYYRSEPIQVKACPGNYYVYKFTRPTVSIPAPKYCAVPFTTPSVDPCYTYTSLDEPWRATDYSNTGVCDYNVEWNGWYRMFYNGQNTQMPESCVNQGMCGTQSPLWLNGTHPQLEDGVVIRQVCASTWSGCCGYTSHPIRVKACPGNYYVYEFVKPMFCSVYCVDTTGLNETSTTETIPPIDSLTLPITNTDCSELNCSEDEWCGKKNGVYGCLCNDDLSRPQSDSFDFSESCESSSGSMSVSRCQLFEAGFPADVLHLNDPSCRGTVRNGRVEFHFDNDEHICGTNLLANGTHFIYSNYILGTPRSEGLISRKKILKLSFSCAYPQTQTLSMNVEINPLESIVHKTLPAGEGRYQVRMIPYEDDEFTRPFTGRVDAELDQKMNVEVRVEGVDSRQFALVMDTCWATPVNDPDYSLRWDLILTECPNPNDDTVELLQNGVSTSSRFSFRMFIFTANSTKLYLHCAVHLCLLSSNRCSTDCNSEHQWRERRSLDFHDSASISLGPLMLSEGSTEKWILEQVKASEASRLCASLMLLLAPLMSSLNLF, encoded by the exons ATGAACTTAACAGTGGTGACCAGAGAGGTCTGTGGGGAAGCTTATTTGAAAGGTTGCTGTCTTTACAAGTCAAAACCCATCAGAGTGAAAGCATGCCCAGGCAATTATTATGTCTATGAACTTGTAAATCCAATATTTGGTTGTTCAGGATACTGCACAG atGTTAACACCATTTCACAGGCGGTTTCTACTGAAAGTCCAGTTATAATCACTGAATCCAGCCTCACATTAA attatgACCCGTGCAATAACTACAACATACTCGACAATGGGAGAAGCACACTTATTTACTGGCATATGTTTGGACCTGGAAGTGCACTTGATGACATTCCTGTAGAATGGGACGGCTGGTATCGACTCTTCATGAATGGCTTGAGTACTGAGATGCCTGAGTGGTGTGCATCATTTATGTCATGTGGAGGTTTTAGTGGTCTGTGGCTTGGTGGATCTCATCCTCGTCTGGAAGATGGAGTTGTTACTCGTGAAATTTACGGCTCTCGATATGATCAGTGCAGTTACTACAGATCTGAACCAATCCAAGTCAAAGCTTGTCCTGGAAATTATTATGTCTACAAATTTACCAGACCAACTGTTTCAATCCCAGCTCCTAAATACTGTGCAG TACCTTTCACCACCCCAAGTGTTGACCCCTGCTACACCTACACCAGTCTGGATGAGCCTTGGAGAGCCACTGATTATTCTAACACAGGCGTGTGTGATTATAATGTGGAGTGGAATGGCTGGTACAGGATGTTCTACAATGGTCAAAATACTCAGATGCCAGAATCATGTGTTAATCAAGGCATGTGTGGGACGCAATCCCCACTGTGGCTCAACGGCACTCACCCACAGCTGGAAGATGGAGTGGTCATCCGTCAGGTCTGTGCTTCCACATGGAGTGGTTGTTGTGGTTACACATCCCACCCTATAAGAGTCAAAGCCTGTCCTGGAAATTACTATGTTTATGAGTTTGTCAAACCAATGTTTTGCTCAGTTTACTGTGTAG ATACCACAGGTCTTAATGAGACATCTACAACAGAGACAATCCCACCCATAGATTCCTTAACTCTGCCCATCACTAACACTG ATTGTTCTGAACTCAACTGCTCAGAGGATGAGTGGTGTGGGAAGAAAAATGGTGTCTATGGCTGTTTATGTAATGACGACTTATCTAGACCACAATCTGACTCTTTTG ACTTCTCAGAAAGCTGTGAAAGCAGCTCTGGCTCCATGTCTGTGTCTCGCTGTCAGCTCTTTGAGGCTGGTTTTCCAGCTGACGTCTTACACCTCAATGATCCCAGCTGCAGAGGAACAGTCCGGAATGGCAGAGTGGAATTCCATTTTGATAATGATGAACATATCTGTGGCACAAATCTTCTG GCCAACGGCACCCACTTCATCTACAGTAACTATATTCTGGGGACACCGAGGTCAGAAGGTCTCATCAGCAGAAAGAAAATCCTCAAGCTTTCTTTCAGCTGTGCTTAtcctcaaacacaaacactttccaTGAATGTGGAAATCAATCCACTGGAGAG CATTGTGCACAAGACTCTTCCCGCTGGAGAAGGCAGATATCAGGTTCGGATGATTCCATATGAGGATGATGAGTTTACTCGGCCCTTCACTGGTAGAGTGGATGCAGAGCTGGACCAGAAGATGAATGTGGAAGTGCGTGTCGAGGGGGTTGACAGCCGTCAGTTTGCTCTGGTGATGGACACGTGTTGGGCTACACCTGTGAATGATCCTGATTACAGTCTCCGCTGGGATCTCATCCTCACAGA GTGTCCCAATCCAAATGATGACACAGTGGAGCTGCTGCAGAACGGCGTCTCGACATCCAGCCGTTTCTCCTTCAGGATGTTCATCTTCACTGCAAACTCCACTAAACTTTACCTGCACTGCGCTGTTCACCTGTGCCTTCTGTCAAGCAACCGCTGCTCAACG GACTGTAACTCTGAACACCAGTGGAGAGAGCGCAGGTCTCTGGACTTCCATGACAGTGCTTCCATATCCCTGggtcctctgatgttgtctgaaGGAAGCACAG